From a region of the Toxotes jaculatrix isolate fToxJac2 chromosome 7, fToxJac2.pri, whole genome shotgun sequence genome:
- the naa35 gene encoding N-alpha-acetyltransferase 35, NatC auxiliary subunit: MVMKSAVDDDDAGWGLGIPEKMKNNANWVDITHEFKGACKELNLGELLHDKLFGLFEAMSAIEMMDPKMDAGMIGNQVNRKVLNFEQAIKEGAIKVKDLSLPELIGIIDTCFCCLITWLEGHSLAQTVFTCLYVHNPDLIEEPALKAFALGILKVCDIAREKVNKAAVFEEEDFQAMTYGFKMANNVTDLRVTGMLKDVEDELQRKVKSTRSRQGEQRDPEVELEHQQCLALFNRIKFTRLLLTALIAFTKKETSSVGEAQKLVVQAADLLSAIHSSIQHGIQSQNDTTKGDHPIMMGFEPLVNQRLLPPTFPRYAKIIKREDMVAYFSKLIERIKTVCDVINTTNLHGILDFFCEFSEQSPCVLSRSLLQTTFLIDNKKVFGTHLMQDMIKDALRYFVSPPVLSYKCCLFNNHQAKDYIDSFVTHCSRPFCSLIQIHGHNRARQRDKLGHILEEFATLQDEAEKVDAALHSLLMKLEPQRQHLACLGTWILYHNLRIMIQYLLSGFELELYSMHEYYYIYWYLSEFLYAWLMSTLSRADSSQMAEERIMEEQLKGRSSKKTKKKKKVRPLSKEITMSQAYQNMCAGMYKTMVALDMDGKVHKPQFELDSEQVRYEHRFAPFNSVVTPPPVHYIQFKEMSDLKKYNPPPGSADLYLAASKHFQQAKLILENVPSPDPEVNRILKVAKPNIVVMKLLAGGHKKETKVLPEFDFSAHKYFPVVKII, translated from the exons ATGGTGATGAAGTCAGCAGTTGACGATGATGATGCTGGCTGGGGGCTGGGCATCCCAGAAAAGATGAAGAACAATGCCAACTGGGTTGATATTACACATGAATTCAAGGGTGCATGCAAAG AGTTGAACCTTGGGGAGTTGCTTCATGACAAACT GTTTGGCCTATTTGAGGCCATGTCAGCCATAGAGATGATGGATCCTAAGATGGATGCAGGGATGATTGGAAACCAGGTCAACAGGAAGGTGCTCAACTTTGAACAAGCTATTAAG GAAGGTGCCATCAAGGTTAAAGACCTTAGTCTTCCTGAACTCATTGGGATCATAGACAcgtgtttctgttgtttg ATCACATGGCTGGAAGGCCACTCCCTGGCTCAGACTGTGTTCACGTGTCTGTACGTCCATAACCCCGACCTGATTGAGGAGCCGGCCCTGAAAGCCTTTGCCCTGGGAATCCTGAAGGTTTGTGACATTGCCCGAGAGAAAGTCAACAAGGCTGCTGTTTTCGAGGAG GAGGATTTCCAGGCCATGACCTATGGCTTCAAGATGGCCAATAATGTCACAGACCTACGGGTGACAG GTATGCTAAAAGATGTGGAGGATGAGTTACAGAGGAAAGTTAAG AGCACACGCAGTCGACAGGGTGAGCAGCGAGACCCCGAGGTTGAACTGGAG CATCAGCAGTGCTTGGCTCTTTTCAATAGAATCAAGTTCACACGCCTTCTTCTGACTGCACTGATTGCCTTTACCAAAAAAGAG ACCAGTTCAGTGGGCGAAGCTCAGAAGCTTGTGGTTCAGGCAGCGGACCTCTTATCAGCCATTCATTCCAGTATTCAGCACGGCATCCAGTCACAGAATGACACCACTAAAGGag ACCACCCCATCATGATGGGGTTTGAACCTCTGGTCAACCAGAGACTGCTGCCACCTACCTTTCCTCGCTATGCCAAGATTATTAAGAGGGAGGACATGGTGGCCTACTTCAGCAAACTTATAGAACGTATCAAGACCGTCTGTGACGTGATCAACACCACCAACCTACACGGCATACTG GACTTCTTCTGTGAGTTCAGTGAGCAGTCTCCCTGTGTGCTCTCCAGATCTCTACTTCAA ACAACGTTCCTGATAGATAACAAGAAAGTGTTTGGCACCCACTTGATGCAGGACATGATTAAAGATGCTCTGAGATACTTCGTCAGCCCACCTGTCCTCTCCTACAA GTGTTGTCTGTTTAACAATCACCAGGCCAAGGACTACATTGACTCCTTTGTTACGCACTGCTCCAGG cCATTCTGTAGTCTGATCCAGATCCACGGACACAACCGAGCTCGACAGAGAGACAAGCTGGGTCACATTCTTGAAGAGTTTGCCACACTGCAGGATGAG GCAGAGAAGGTGGATGCTGCGCTGCATAGCCTTCTGATGAAACTTGAGCCTCAGCGACAGCATCTAGCCTGTCTTGGCACCTGGATCCTCTACCACAACCTGAGGATCATGATCCAGTACCTGCTGAGTGGCTTTGAACTGGAACTTTACAGCATGCATGAGTACTACTACATCTACTG GTACCTGTCAGAGTTCCTTTATGCATGGCTGATGTCCACTCTGAGCAGAGCCGACTCCTCTCAGATGGCAGAGGAGCGGAtaatggaggagcagctgaaaggACGCAGCAGCAAAAAgaccaagaagaagaagaaag TTCGGCCCCTCAGCAAGGAGATTACCATGAGTCAAGCATACCAGAACATGTGTGCTGGCATGTACAAG aCCATGGTAGCTCTGGATATGGACGGAAAGGTACATAAGCCACAGTTTGAGCTGGACAGCGAGCAGGTTCGCTATGAGCATCGCTTCGCCCCCTTCAACAGTGTGGTCACCCCCCCACCTGTGCACTACATCCAGTTCAAG GAAATGTCAGATCTGAAGAAGTACAATCCTCCGCCAGGCTCTGCTGACCTCTACCTGGCAGCCAGCAAACACTTTCAGCAGGCTAAGCTTATCCTAGAAAATGTCCCCAGCCCAGATCCCGAG GTGAACCGTATACTGAAGGTGGCCAAACCCAACATTGTTGTTATGAAGCTCCTGGCTGGAGGTCACAAGAAGGAGACCAAG GTTCTCCCAGAGTTTGACTTCTCAGCTCATAAGTACTTCCCCGTGGTCAAGATTATCTGA
- the LOC121184764 gene encoding trypsin-like, giving the protein MMKLAFIHVLVLVGAASGAIEKRIVGGKSCDKDRQYHVQIQSLQGGKSCGGSLLNTRWVITASHCAEQVVKLQLGLNNDVSVFTKIGSFFKGSSKKLEQVIKPDQQFTYKDEEGHAHDIMLIKLSEDMSAKLPTIKLPPVECTKPEVGQQVEIGGWGPEKADVTKAKIPKKLKCASTDIIACDENDKPGDKYFSDEATTMCAFKPGVESCIGDDGSAVEYNNVLHGIIVNSPVDKCANRIVMLNICHYRKWIDETMQKN; this is encoded by the exons ATGATGAAGCTTGCCTTTATCCATGTTTTGGTTCTTGTTG GTGCTGCATCAGGGGCCATTGAAAAGAGGATTGTTGGGGGCAAGTCCTGTGACAAGGACAGGCAGTACCATGTCCAGATACAGTCTCTCCAGGGGGGGAAGTCCTGTGGAGGCTCTCTGCTCAACACACGCTGGGTCATCACAGCTTCTCACTGTGCAGAACA ggTTGTGAAACTGCAGCTCGGCTTAAACAatgatgtgtcagtgtttacCAAAATTGGGTCTTTCTTTAAAGGATCATCCAAAAAATTAGAGCAAGTCATCAAACCTGACCAACAGTTTACCTACAAAGACGAGGAGGGTCATGCCCATGACATCATGCTCATAAAACTCAGTGAGGATATGTCTGCTAAACTTCCCACCATCAAGCTTCCTCCTGTGGAATGTACCAAACCAGAGGTGGGTCAGCAGGTTGAGATTGGAGGCTGGGGACCTGAGAAAGCCGACGTGACAA AGGCCAAAATCCCTAAGAAGTTGAAGTGTGCCAGTACAGACATCATTGCATGTGATGAGAATGATAAACCTGGTGATAAATACTTCAGTGATGAAGCTACCACCATGTGTGCCTTTAAACCTGGTGTGGAGTCCTGCATT ggTGATGACGGTTCAGCTGTGGAGTATAACAATGTCTTACATGGGATTATTGTAAACAGTCCTGTTGATAAGTGTGCAAACCGCATTGTGATGCTCAATATCTGTCACTACAGGAAGTGGATTGATGAAACCATGCAgaaaaattaa
- the golm1 gene encoding Golgi membrane protein 1 isoform X1: protein MGGLGNGRRGGRSPPLMIGALIACILVLGFNYWVSSSRNLELQTKLYELEGQVRRGAAERGVAEMKKNEFQEEIQRQKEQISHIESLYKKQLEGAQNTCSQEKGTLQQNVSSSTKTIQELKVQLNQLNDDLGKLQKELQSCQGNINTLNKKLTYDMTNCHSQVLSQKELCDERVEAAKLEVQKKMEKLIIAPPGVSSPQENAVDGAVKEDGPVMTGVNTVKTATVVNHTPSLSQPKGNETPELLTNEIIVDKVPDAPLDLSQAQDLSKVGPQSVPSAAPVKQDILLPAEGAVKTQEAEAETSKLLKNNLTEDKEVEVMEAHEEGAQTEEADPGMEGMLIGQGKADETPVDQKLDEPEEYDADEQVVGGVNLEKQQQSKRAENLDKDMEEELADYNGDDENEGEFEADKQAELAQN, encoded by the exons ATGGGTGGGCTGGGGAACGGGCGCCGTGGAGGAAGATCACCCCCTCTCATGATTGGCGCTCTAATTGCCTGTATCCTCGTTCTGGGCTTTAACTACTGGGTGTCAAGCTCCCGCAACCTGGAGCTACAA ACTAAGTTGTATGAGTTGGAGGGCCAGGTGCGACGCGGAGCAGCAGAGCGAGGAGTAGCAGAGATGAAGAAGAATGAGTTCCAGGAGGAGATccagagacagaaggagcagATCAGCCACATAGAAAGCCTCTACAAGAAACAGCTGGAAGGAGCCCAGAACACCTGCAGCCAAGAGAAG GGCACACTGCAGCAGAACGTTTCCTCCAGTACCAAAACCATACAGGAACTCAAAG ttcagttgaatcagctgaaTGATGACCTGGGGAAGCTGCAGAAGGAGCTACAGAGTTGCCAAGGCAACATCAACACCCTTAACAAGAAACTCACTTATGACAT GACCAATTGTCACTCCCAGGTTCTGTCCCAGAAGGAGTTGTGTGATGAGAGGGTGGAGGCTGCTAAACTTGAGGTTCAGAAGAAAATGGAGAAGCTCATCATCGCTCCCCCAGGTGTCTCCTCACCA CAGGAAAACGCAGTGGATGGAGCAGTAAAAGAAGACGGACCAGTCATGACTGGGGTTAATACAGTTAAGACAGCAACTGTTGTAAACCACACTCCAAGCCTCTCTCAGCCTAAGGGAAATGAAACGCCTGAACTACTGACCAATGAGATAATTGTAGacaaag TTCCCGATGCCCCACTGGATCTGTCTCAAGCACAGGATCTCTCCAAAGTAGGGCCCCAGTCTGTTCCCTCTGCTGCACCGGTGAAGCAGGACATTTTGctaccagcagagggagctgtcaAAACACAAGAGGCTGAGGCAGAGACCAGTAAACTTTTGAAGAATAATCTGACTGAGGATAAAGAGGTGGAGGTGATGGAAGCTCATGAAGAGGGCGCTCAGACAGAAG AGGCAGACCCAGGGATGGAAGGCATGCTGATTGGCCAGGGGAAGGCAGATGAGACTCCCGTTGACCAGAAACTGGACGAACCGGAAGAGTATGACGCAGACGAGCAAGTAGTGGGTGGAGTCAATTTagagaaacaacagcaaagtAAACGGGCTGAAAATTTag ACAAGGacatggaggaggagctggctgactatAATGGGGATGATGAGAATGAAGGGGAGTTTGAAGCTGACAAACAAGCTGAGCTTGCTCAAAACTAA
- the golm1 gene encoding Golgi membrane protein 1 isoform X2: MGGLGNGRRGGRSPPLMIGALIACILVLGFNYWVSSSRNLELQTKLYELEGQVRRGAAERGVAEMKKNEFQEEIQRQKEQISHIESLYKKQLEGAQNTCSQEKGTLQQNVSSSTKTIQELKVQLNQLNDDLGKLQKELQSCQGNINTLNKKLTYDMTNCHSQVLSQKELCDERVEAAKLEVQKKMEKLIIAPPGVSSPENAVDGAVKEDGPVMTGVNTVKTATVVNHTPSLSQPKGNETPELLTNEIIVDKVPDAPLDLSQAQDLSKVGPQSVPSAAPVKQDILLPAEGAVKTQEAEAETSKLLKNNLTEDKEVEVMEAHEEGAQTEEADPGMEGMLIGQGKADETPVDQKLDEPEEYDADEQVVGGVNLEKQQQSKRAENLDKDMEEELADYNGDDENEGEFEADKQAELAQN, from the exons ATGGGTGGGCTGGGGAACGGGCGCCGTGGAGGAAGATCACCCCCTCTCATGATTGGCGCTCTAATTGCCTGTATCCTCGTTCTGGGCTTTAACTACTGGGTGTCAAGCTCCCGCAACCTGGAGCTACAA ACTAAGTTGTATGAGTTGGAGGGCCAGGTGCGACGCGGAGCAGCAGAGCGAGGAGTAGCAGAGATGAAGAAGAATGAGTTCCAGGAGGAGATccagagacagaaggagcagATCAGCCACATAGAAAGCCTCTACAAGAAACAGCTGGAAGGAGCCCAGAACACCTGCAGCCAAGAGAAG GGCACACTGCAGCAGAACGTTTCCTCCAGTACCAAAACCATACAGGAACTCAAAG ttcagttgaatcagctgaaTGATGACCTGGGGAAGCTGCAGAAGGAGCTACAGAGTTGCCAAGGCAACATCAACACCCTTAACAAGAAACTCACTTATGACAT GACCAATTGTCACTCCCAGGTTCTGTCCCAGAAGGAGTTGTGTGATGAGAGGGTGGAGGCTGCTAAACTTGAGGTTCAGAAGAAAATGGAGAAGCTCATCATCGCTCCCCCAGGTGTCTCCTCACCA GAAAACGCAGTGGATGGAGCAGTAAAAGAAGACGGACCAGTCATGACTGGGGTTAATACAGTTAAGACAGCAACTGTTGTAAACCACACTCCAAGCCTCTCTCAGCCTAAGGGAAATGAAACGCCTGAACTACTGACCAATGAGATAATTGTAGacaaag TTCCCGATGCCCCACTGGATCTGTCTCAAGCACAGGATCTCTCCAAAGTAGGGCCCCAGTCTGTTCCCTCTGCTGCACCGGTGAAGCAGGACATTTTGctaccagcagagggagctgtcaAAACACAAGAGGCTGAGGCAGAGACCAGTAAACTTTTGAAGAATAATCTGACTGAGGATAAAGAGGTGGAGGTGATGGAAGCTCATGAAGAGGGCGCTCAGACAGAAG AGGCAGACCCAGGGATGGAAGGCATGCTGATTGGCCAGGGGAAGGCAGATGAGACTCCCGTTGACCAGAAACTGGACGAACCGGAAGAGTATGACGCAGACGAGCAAGTAGTGGGTGGAGTCAATTTagagaaacaacagcaaagtAAACGGGCTGAAAATTTag ACAAGGacatggaggaggagctggctgactatAATGGGGATGATGAGAATGAAGGGGAGTTTGAAGCTGACAAACAAGCTGAGCTTGCTCAAAACTAA
- the lmbrd2a gene encoding G-protein coupled receptor-associated protein LMBRD2a isoform X1 — translation MSGAALAVVVVVVFFLALCLLQRYGDLRKQQRMVLFGTLLSWYLCFLIVFILPLDVSTTIYKQCVHDNSNHPTPVTRARVSNEAEASSSFYPSVSVPKVCEKPWSYIPDGVLPVFWRVVYWTSQFLTWLLLPFMQSYARSGAFSRVGKIKTALIENAIYYGTYLLIFISLVIYVAAHPQWKFTWMELQTIGITAANTWGLFLLVLLLGYGLVEIPRSYWLSSSHGYLLAKTYFKAAKMATEKAAAEENLADVMEEVAAVHESVKYNHPLRKCVDTILTKCPTEYQEEMGRNLETSCEERNILPSKRGLVTLHKKVITAVQRHGQTQVQWSILLDQAFHLEDVAKSQSSPIRHFAHGFPSAQHHGWISRFIYTPTVEWYWECVFRQGFYKLLAVLLGLLSAAVVWSECTFFSTHPVLSLFAVFIQMAEKQYNYICIEMACFISILFLCVCVYSTVFQIRVFNYYHLVPHHQTDAYSLQFSGMLFCRLTPPLCLNFLGLIHMDSAISHQDRIQTSYTSIMGSMRLLSFISDGFYIYYPMLVLLLCFATFYNLGSRCLNLLGFHQYITDDDLTSDLVDEGKELIRRERRKRQKVEDGGNRSWAWRERYGVQGTRAGYTELKDNQNSPLTDIKKSVVKFTRRDRETEEQQTGLLQDNSSDESSPNRSRTTGGRYLSLSASRTDFFDDV, via the exons ATGAGTGGTGCCGCGCTGGCTGTCGTGGTCGTAGTTGTCTTCTTCTTggccctctgcctcctccagcgCTATGGAGATTTGCGGAAGCAGCAGCGGATGGTCCTGTTCGGGACACTGCTCTCCTGGTACCTGTGCTTCCTCATTGTCTTCATCCTGCCACTCGATGTCAGCACG ACCATCTACAAGCAGTGTGTTCATGACAATTCAAACCACCCTACTCCTGTAACTCGAGCAAGAGTCAGTAATGAGGCCGAAGCCAGCTCGTCTTTTTATCCATCTGTGAG tgtacCAAAGGTGTGTGAGAAGCCTTGGAGTTACATCCCAGATGGTGTCCTACCAGTGTTTTGGAGAGTTGTATACTGGACTTCCCAGTTTCTTACTTG GCTGCTGTTGCCCTTCATGCAGTCTTATGCGCGGTCAGGAGCTTTCTCCAGAGTTGGAAAGATTAAAACAGCTCTAATTGAAAATGCAATCTATTATGGCACCTACCTCCTTATCTTCATCTCTCTGGTCATCTACGTGGCTGCACATCCACAATGGAAGTTCACATG GATGGAGCTCCAGACCATCGGTATTACAGCTGCCAACACCTGGGGCCTCTTCCTTCTGGTGCTGTTGCTAGGCTACGGCCTGGTGGAGATCCCCCGTTCTTATTGGCTCTCATCTTCCCATGGTTACTTGCTGGCCAAGACCTACTTCAAGGCAGCAAAAATGGCTACTgagaaggcagcagcagaggagaaccTAGCCGATGTTATGGAG GAGGTGGCAGCTGTCCATGAATCTGTGAAGTACAACCACCCTCTCAGGAAGTGTGTGGACACCATTTTGacaaag tgtccCACTGAGTACCAAGAGGAGATGGGAAGAAATCTGGAAACCTCTTGTGAGGAACGGAATATCCTCCCCAGCAAAAGAGGACTAGTTACGCTTCATAAAAAA gtAATCACTGCAGTGCAGAGACATGGTCAGACTCAGGTTCAGTGGTCTATCTTGTTAGACCAGGCTTTTCATCTGGAAGACGTAGCTAAAAGCCAGAGCAGCCCGATCCGACACTTCGCCCACGGCTTCCCCTCAGCACAACACCACGGCTGGATCAGTAGGTTCATCTACACTCCCACTGTGG AGTGGTATTgggagtgtgtgttcaggcagGGTTTCTACAAGCTGCTGGCAGTGCTCCTGGgtctcctctctgcagcagtAGTCTGGTCCGAGTGCACCTTCTTCAGCACACACCctgtcctttctctctttgctgTCTTTATTCAGATGGCGGAAAAACAGTACAACTACATTTGTATTGAG ATGGCGTGCTTTATCAGTATCCTCTTcctgtgcgtgtgcgtgtacTCCACAGTGTTCCAAATACGAGTTTTCAACTACTATCACCTGGTCCCACATCACCAGACTGATGCTTACAGCCTGCAGTTCAGCGGCAT gCTGTTTTGTCGTCTAACTCCTCCTTTGTGCCTCAACTTTCTGGGCCTGATTCACATGGACTCTGCCATCTCACACCAGGACAGAATACAGACATCCTACACCTCT ATCATGGGCTCTATGCGTCTGCTATCTTTCATATCAGATGGGTTCTACATCTATTATCCCATGCTGGTTTTGCTGCTTTGCTTTGCCACTTTTTACAA CCTGGGCTCTCGCTGTTTGAACCTCCTGGGCTTCCATCAGTACATCACTGACGATgacttgacctctgacctggtGGATGAAGGCAAGGAACTCATCAGAAGAG agagaaggaaaagacagaaagttgAAGATGGAGGAAATCGAAGCTGG GCCTGGAGGGAGCGGTATGGAGTCCAGGGGACCAGAGCTGGTTACACTGAGTTAAAGGATAACCAAAACAGCCCTTTAACAGACATCAAGAAAAGTG ttgtCAAATTCaccagaagagacagagagacagaggagcagcagacagGCTTACTGCAAGACAACTCCAGTGATGAAAGTTCACCAAACAGAAG TAGAACTACCGGAGGACGCTACCTGTCTCTGTCAGCTTCTAGGACGGACTTCTTTGATGATGTTTGA
- the lmbrd2a gene encoding G-protein coupled receptor-associated protein LMBRD2a isoform X2, translated as MSGAALAVVVVVVFFLALCLLQRYGDLRKQQRMVLFGTLLSWYLCFLIVFILPLDVSTTIYKQCVHDNSNHPTPVTRARVSNEAEASSSFYPSVSVPKVCEKPWSYIPDGVLPVFWRVVYWTSQFLTWLLLPFMQSYARSGAFSRVGKIKTALIENAIYYGTYLLIFISLVIYVAAHPQWKFTWMELQTIGITAANTWGLFLLVLLLGYGLVEIPRSYWLSSSHGYLLAKTYFKAAKMATEKAAAEENLADVMEEVAAVHESVKYNHPLRKCVDTILTKCPTEYQEEMGRNLETSCEERNILPSKRGLVTLHKKVITAVQRHGQTQVQWSILLDQAFHLEDVAKSQSSPIRHFAHGFPSAQHHGWISRFIYTPTVEWYWECVFRQGFYKLLAVLLGLLSAAVVWSECTFFSTHPVLSLFAVFIQMAEKQYNYICIEMACFISILFLCVCVYSTVFQIRVFNYYHLVPHHQTDAYSLQFSGMLFCRLTPPLCLNFLGLIHMDSAISHQDRIQTSYTSIMGSMRLLSFISDGFYIYYPMLVLLLCFATFYNLGSRCLNLLGFHQYITDDDLTSDLVDEGKELIRRERRKRQKVEDGGNRSWAWRERYGVQGTRAGYTELKDNQNSPLTDIKKSVVKFTRRDRETEEQQTGLLQDNSSDESSPNRRTTGGRYLSLSASRTDFFDDV; from the exons ATGAGTGGTGCCGCGCTGGCTGTCGTGGTCGTAGTTGTCTTCTTCTTggccctctgcctcctccagcgCTATGGAGATTTGCGGAAGCAGCAGCGGATGGTCCTGTTCGGGACACTGCTCTCCTGGTACCTGTGCTTCCTCATTGTCTTCATCCTGCCACTCGATGTCAGCACG ACCATCTACAAGCAGTGTGTTCATGACAATTCAAACCACCCTACTCCTGTAACTCGAGCAAGAGTCAGTAATGAGGCCGAAGCCAGCTCGTCTTTTTATCCATCTGTGAG tgtacCAAAGGTGTGTGAGAAGCCTTGGAGTTACATCCCAGATGGTGTCCTACCAGTGTTTTGGAGAGTTGTATACTGGACTTCCCAGTTTCTTACTTG GCTGCTGTTGCCCTTCATGCAGTCTTATGCGCGGTCAGGAGCTTTCTCCAGAGTTGGAAAGATTAAAACAGCTCTAATTGAAAATGCAATCTATTATGGCACCTACCTCCTTATCTTCATCTCTCTGGTCATCTACGTGGCTGCACATCCACAATGGAAGTTCACATG GATGGAGCTCCAGACCATCGGTATTACAGCTGCCAACACCTGGGGCCTCTTCCTTCTGGTGCTGTTGCTAGGCTACGGCCTGGTGGAGATCCCCCGTTCTTATTGGCTCTCATCTTCCCATGGTTACTTGCTGGCCAAGACCTACTTCAAGGCAGCAAAAATGGCTACTgagaaggcagcagcagaggagaaccTAGCCGATGTTATGGAG GAGGTGGCAGCTGTCCATGAATCTGTGAAGTACAACCACCCTCTCAGGAAGTGTGTGGACACCATTTTGacaaag tgtccCACTGAGTACCAAGAGGAGATGGGAAGAAATCTGGAAACCTCTTGTGAGGAACGGAATATCCTCCCCAGCAAAAGAGGACTAGTTACGCTTCATAAAAAA gtAATCACTGCAGTGCAGAGACATGGTCAGACTCAGGTTCAGTGGTCTATCTTGTTAGACCAGGCTTTTCATCTGGAAGACGTAGCTAAAAGCCAGAGCAGCCCGATCCGACACTTCGCCCACGGCTTCCCCTCAGCACAACACCACGGCTGGATCAGTAGGTTCATCTACACTCCCACTGTGG AGTGGTATTgggagtgtgtgttcaggcagGGTTTCTACAAGCTGCTGGCAGTGCTCCTGGgtctcctctctgcagcagtAGTCTGGTCCGAGTGCACCTTCTTCAGCACACACCctgtcctttctctctttgctgTCTTTATTCAGATGGCGGAAAAACAGTACAACTACATTTGTATTGAG ATGGCGTGCTTTATCAGTATCCTCTTcctgtgcgtgtgcgtgtacTCCACAGTGTTCCAAATACGAGTTTTCAACTACTATCACCTGGTCCCACATCACCAGACTGATGCTTACAGCCTGCAGTTCAGCGGCAT gCTGTTTTGTCGTCTAACTCCTCCTTTGTGCCTCAACTTTCTGGGCCTGATTCACATGGACTCTGCCATCTCACACCAGGACAGAATACAGACATCCTACACCTCT ATCATGGGCTCTATGCGTCTGCTATCTTTCATATCAGATGGGTTCTACATCTATTATCCCATGCTGGTTTTGCTGCTTTGCTTTGCCACTTTTTACAA CCTGGGCTCTCGCTGTTTGAACCTCCTGGGCTTCCATCAGTACATCACTGACGATgacttgacctctgacctggtGGATGAAGGCAAGGAACTCATCAGAAGAG agagaaggaaaagacagaaagttgAAGATGGAGGAAATCGAAGCTGG GCCTGGAGGGAGCGGTATGGAGTCCAGGGGACCAGAGCTGGTTACACTGAGTTAAAGGATAACCAAAACAGCCCTTTAACAGACATCAAGAAAAGTG ttgtCAAATTCaccagaagagacagagagacagaggagcagcagacagGCTTACTGCAAGACAACTCCAGTGATGAAAGTTCACCAAACAGAAG AACTACCGGAGGACGCTACCTGTCTCTGTCAGCTTCTAGGACGGACTTCTTTGATGATGTTTGA